One genomic window of Rhizomicrobium sp. includes the following:
- the parE gene encoding DNA topoisomerase IV subunit B encodes MAKSPDLFDSDAPQGKSYTAKDIEVLEGLEPVRRRPGMYIGGTDERALHHLAAEILDNAMDEAVAGFANRIEVELDAGDVLTIRDNGRGIPTDPHPKFKSKSALEVIMTTLHAGGKFGGKVYDTSGGLHGVGASVVNALSDWMEVDVARDKHSRKMRFERGHAVGKLKDMGPVNRRGTIVSFHPDPQIFGKDCHFSPATLYRMVKSKAYLFRGVEIRWKCDPALIKGETPAEDTLKFPGGLLDFLKSEVGSSNTVTQREFFGRTENKDGKGAVEWAAVWTPQIDPFVHSYCNTIPTSQGGTHEQGLRNALTRALRSHGERVNNRKTALVTADDVMSACCAVLSVFIREPEFQGQTKDKLSSPDAQRLVETVVRDHFDHWLAESPAEADKLLDFVIEQAEDRLKKRQEKETQRKSATRKLRLPGKLADCTRDGRGGTEIFLVEGDSAGGSAKQARDRATQAVLPLRGKILNVASAAAGKLAQNQELSDLVQALGCGTGAKYREGDLRYDRVIVMTDADVDGAHIASLLLTFFYREIPQLVREGHLYLAMPPLYRLTQGAKTEYARDEKHRDQLLKTVFKANAKVEVGRFKGLGEMMPAQLKETTMKPGARSLLQVEIAEDNRKDTESIVERLMGKKPELRFQYIQENAQFATGVDV; translated from the coding sequence ATGGCCAAATCACCCGATCTTTTCGACTCCGACGCCCCCCAGGGGAAAAGCTACACCGCCAAGGACATCGAGGTCCTGGAGGGCCTGGAACCCGTGCGCCGGCGGCCCGGCATGTATATCGGCGGCACCGACGAGCGGGCGCTGCATCACCTGGCGGCCGAAATCCTCGACAACGCGATGGACGAGGCGGTGGCGGGCTTCGCCAACCGGATCGAGGTCGAACTCGACGCCGGCGACGTGCTGACGATCCGCGACAATGGCCGCGGCATCCCGACCGACCCGCACCCCAAGTTCAAGAGCAAGTCGGCGCTGGAAGTGATCATGACCACGCTGCATGCCGGCGGAAAGTTCGGCGGCAAGGTCTACGACACCTCGGGCGGGTTGCATGGCGTCGGCGCCTCGGTGGTGAACGCGCTGTCGGACTGGATGGAAGTCGACGTCGCTCGCGACAAGCATTCGCGCAAGATGCGCTTCGAGCGCGGCCATGCGGTCGGCAAGCTGAAGGACATGGGGCCGGTCAACCGGCGCGGCACGATCGTCTCGTTCCATCCCGATCCGCAGATCTTCGGCAAGGACTGCCATTTCTCGCCGGCCACGCTTTATCGCATGGTCAAGTCGAAGGCCTATCTGTTCCGCGGCGTCGAGATCCGCTGGAAATGCGATCCGGCGCTGATCAAGGGCGAGACGCCGGCCGAGGATACGCTGAAATTTCCCGGTGGGTTGCTCGACTTCCTCAAGAGCGAGGTCGGCTCCAGCAACACCGTCACCCAGCGCGAGTTCTTCGGCCGCACCGAGAACAAGGACGGCAAGGGCGCGGTGGAATGGGCGGCGGTGTGGACGCCGCAGATCGATCCCTTCGTGCACTCTTACTGCAACACGATCCCGACCTCGCAGGGCGGCACCCACGAACAGGGCCTGCGCAACGCCCTGACGCGCGCGCTGCGCAGCCATGGCGAGCGGGTCAACAACCGCAAGACCGCGCTGGTGACGGCGGATGACGTGATGAGCGCGTGCTGCGCCGTGCTCTCGGTCTTCATCCGCGAGCCGGAATTCCAGGGCCAGACCAAGGACAAGCTGTCCTCGCCCGATGCGCAGCGCCTGGTCGAGACGGTGGTGCGCGACCACTTCGACCACTGGCTGGCGGAGAGCCCGGCGGAGGCCGACAAGCTGCTCGATTTCGTGATCGAGCAGGCGGAAGACCGGCTCAAGAAGCGGCAGGAAAAGGAGACCCAGCGCAAATCGGCGACGCGCAAGCTGCGCCTTCCCGGCAAGCTGGCCGATTGCACCCGCGACGGGCGCGGCGGCACGGAGATATTCCTGGTCGAGGGCGACAGCGCCGGCGGTTCGGCGAAGCAGGCGCGCGACCGCGCCACCCAGGCGGTGCTGCCCCTGCGTGGCAAGATCCTCAACGTGGCGAGCGCGGCGGCCGGCAAGCTGGCGCAGAACCAGGAGCTGAGCGACCTGGTGCAGGCGCTGGGCTGCGGCACGGGCGCGAAATACCGCGAGGGCGATCTGCGCTACGACCGCGTGATCGTGATGACCGATGCCGATGTCGACGGGGCGCATATCGCGTCGCTGCTGCTGACGTTCTTCTATCGCGAGATTCCGCAGCTCGTGCGCGAGGGCCATCTCTATCTGGCCATGCCGCCGCTCTACCGCCTGACGCAGGGCGCCAAGACGGAATATGCGCGCGACGAGAAGCATCGCGACCAGCTCCTCAAGACGGTGTTCAAGGCCAACGCCAAGGTCGAGGTCGGACGCTTCAAGGGCCTGGGCGAGATGATGCCGGCGCAATTGAAAGAGACGACGATGAAGCCGGGCGCGCGCTCGCTGCTGCAGGTCGAGATCGCCGAGGACAACCGCAAGGACACGGAGAGCATCGTCGAGCGGCTGATGGGCAAGAAGCCGGAGCTTCGCTTCCAGTACATCCAGGAAAACGCGCAATTCGCGACCGGCGTGGACGTGTGA
- a CDS encoding ATP-binding protein produces the protein MDTAFGLRGARFTQARLQAIIAALPLSTGLNPLGVAVACFPFFEAQSIFGHLPWSHLVIALVLQGVGSLWAMELYRRNRDAIADPGRLEWQLGVLQFAVSSAWGATIWLFWDPASQVNHLFVGLIAVTVVWNVLFTRLSHTPIFLAGVVPLILALWARTLTGTDSASLVLSQLLPIWATYIVMMGLAGRVRVDAAFKTEFAKEDLSIALRESKREAERKRVEAESANASKTVFLANMSHELRTPLNAILGFSDIIARQALGPGETARYSDYASDINASGAHLLSLINDLLDVAKIEAGKMEIDPQPLEAARVIAEIGRLMAPRAAARGQTIAYDVDGALPRVLADERAFKQIVLNLLSNAVKFTPERGRIAVAACCAAEGGVLIKVEDNGPGIAPEKLETLFKPFSQIDNRYGRQAGGTGLGLALVKGLAVLHGGRCWIESTLGRGTMVFVYFPLAIEERNSRARANG, from the coding sequence ATGGATACCGCATTCGGATTGAGGGGCGCGCGCTTCACCCAGGCGCGCCTTCAGGCGATTATTGCCGCCCTGCCGCTGTCGACCGGTCTCAACCCGCTCGGCGTGGCGGTCGCCTGCTTTCCTTTCTTCGAAGCCCAGTCGATCTTCGGCCATCTGCCCTGGAGCCACCTCGTCATCGCCCTTGTCCTGCAAGGCGTCGGGTCGCTTTGGGCGATGGAGCTTTACCGCCGCAACCGGGACGCGATCGCCGATCCCGGCCGCCTCGAATGGCAGCTCGGCGTCCTGCAGTTCGCCGTCAGTTCGGCCTGGGGCGCGACAATCTGGCTGTTCTGGGATCCCGCCTCGCAGGTCAACCACCTCTTTGTCGGGCTCATCGCGGTGACGGTGGTGTGGAACGTCCTCTTCACGCGCCTGTCGCACACCCCAATCTTCCTCGCCGGCGTTGTGCCCTTGATCCTGGCGCTCTGGGCCCGAACCTTGACCGGGACGGATTCGGCTTCCTTGGTGCTCTCCCAGCTCCTGCCGATCTGGGCGACCTATATCGTGATGATGGGCCTTGCCGGCCGGGTCCGCGTCGACGCCGCGTTCAAGACCGAATTCGCCAAGGAGGACCTCTCGATCGCCCTGCGCGAGAGCAAGCGCGAGGCCGAGCGCAAGCGCGTCGAGGCGGAGAGCGCGAACGCCTCCAAGACCGTCTTCCTCGCCAATATGAGCCACGAGCTGCGCACGCCGCTCAACGCCATCCTGGGCTTTTCCGACATCATCGCCCGCCAGGCGCTCGGCCCCGGCGAGACGGCGCGCTATTCGGACTACGCTTCCGACATCAACGCGTCGGGCGCGCATCTGCTCAGCCTGATCAACGACCTGCTCGACGTCGCCAAGATCGAGGCCGGCAAGATGGAGATCGACCCGCAGCCGCTCGAAGCGGCCCGCGTCATCGCCGAGATCGGGCGGCTGATGGCGCCGCGCGCCGCCGCGCGCGGCCAGACGATCGCCTATGACGTCGACGGCGCGCTGCCGCGCGTCCTGGCCGACGAGCGCGCCTTCAAGCAGATCGTACTCAATCTTCTCTCCAACGCCGTCAAGTTCACGCCCGAGCGCGGACGGATCGCCGTCGCCGCCTGCTGCGCGGCGGAGGGCGGCGTGCTGATCAAGGTCGAGGACAACGGCCCGGGCATCGCCCCCGAAAAGCTCGAAACCCTGTTCAAGCCGTTCAGCCAGATCGACAATCGCTACGGACGGCAGGCCGGCGGAACCGGTCTCGGCCTCGCCCTGGTGAAGGGTCTCGCGGTGCTGCATGGCGGGCGCTGCTGGATCGAAAGCACGCTCGGCCGCGGCACGATGGTTTTCGTTTACTTTCCGTTAGCGATCGAAGAGCGGAACAGCCGCGCCCGCGCGAACGGATAA
- a CDS encoding HAMP domain-containing sensor histidine kinase, translating into MRVLNAQLDLVAGAMRTTRFTSPLWALALAWLGSDAFGYLGSRPFEQAILLPIIVSITMFLASNVVSFYQMTTAGQTDYEAVRPWFARMTILQVVISTIWGLVPWLLWDPASELNHIFLAGATLAMLSTLIVSRATHMDMFVACLAPISAVAALRFAFGDSMLDYGTALVIPAFAAQLFFDGRRLARRVDEDARLRFQVEDLARELEETRDEALRKRFEAETANASKTAFLANMSHELRTPLNAILGFSEIIAQECFGPVGSQRYREYAGDIHSSGAHLLSLINDLLDVAKIEAGKMEIAPHPLDARRTFDIALKLIGAKARERQQTLAIEVDPAAPPLHADERALKQILINLCSNAVKFTPEGGRITVRAELARCGGFQISVQDNGPGIPREKLDKIFTPFSQVDNRYDRQAGGTGLGLALVRGLAELHGGRAWLESEPGKGCCAYVVLPAVQPDAKQDGAQHAAA; encoded by the coding sequence GTGCGCGTCCTGAACGCGCAGCTCGATCTCGTCGCCGGTGCGATGCGCACCACGCGCTTCACCTCGCCGCTCTGGGCGCTGGCTTTGGCGTGGCTCGGCTCCGACGCCTTCGGCTATCTCGGCAGCCGCCCGTTCGAGCAGGCGATCCTGCTTCCCATCATCGTGTCGATCACGATGTTCCTCGCCTCCAACGTCGTCTCCTTCTATCAGATGACGACGGCCGGCCAGACCGACTACGAGGCGGTGCGCCCGTGGTTCGCGCGCATGACGATCCTGCAGGTCGTCATCAGCACGATCTGGGGCCTGGTGCCCTGGCTGCTCTGGGATCCGGCGAGCGAGCTCAACCATATCTTCCTCGCCGGCGCGACGCTTGCGATGCTGTCCACGCTGATCGTCAGCCGCGCCACGCATATGGACATGTTCGTCGCCTGCCTGGCGCCGATCTCCGCGGTGGCGGCGCTGCGCTTCGCCTTCGGCGATTCGATGCTCGACTACGGCACCGCGCTGGTCATTCCGGCCTTCGCGGCGCAGCTCTTCTTCGACGGCCGGCGCCTGGCGCGCCGCGTCGACGAGGACGCCCGCCTGCGTTTCCAGGTCGAGGACCTGGCGCGCGAGCTGGAAGAGACCCGCGACGAGGCCCTGCGCAAGCGCTTCGAGGCCGAGACCGCGAATGCCTCCAAGACCGCCTTCCTCGCCAATATGAGCCATGAGCTGCGCACGCCGCTGAACGCCATCCTCGGCTTCTCGGAGATCATCGCGCAGGAATGCTTCGGCCCGGTCGGTTCGCAGCGCTACAGGGAATATGCCGGCGATATCCATTCCTCGGGCGCGCATCTGCTCAGCCTGATCAACGATCTGCTCGACGTCGCCAAGATCGAGGCCGGCAAGATGGAGATCGCGCCGCATCCGCTCGATGCCCGCCGCACCTTCGACATCGCGCTCAAGCTGATCGGCGCCAAGGCGCGCGAGCGCCAGCAGACGCTCGCCATCGAGGTCGATCCCGCCGCCCCGCCGCTCCACGCCGACGAGCGCGCCCTCAAGCAGATTCTGATCAATCTGTGCTCCAACGCGGTCAAGTTCACGCCCGAAGGCGGCCGCATCACGGTGCGCGCCGAGCTCGCGCGCTGCGGCGGCTTCCAGATTTCGGTGCAGGACAACGGCCCCGGCATCCCGCGCGAGAAGCTCGACAAGATCTTCACGCCCTTCAGCCAGGTCGACAACCGCTACGACCGCCAGGCCGGCGGCACCGGCCTGGGCCTGGCGCTGGTGCGGGGCCTCGCCGAGCTGCATGGCGGCCGCGCCTGGCTCGAGAGCGAGCCGGGCAAGGGCTGCTGCGCCTATGTCGTGCTCCCGGCCGTGCAGCCCGATGCCAAGCAGGACGGCGCTCAGCACGCCGCTGCTTAG
- the glnA gene encoding type I glutamate--ammonia ligase, which yields MANSPASILAMIKAKEVKFVDVRFTDPRGKWQHVTFDLSMVDEDFLTNGTMFDGSSIAGWKAINESDMTLVPDLDTAVIDPFFAQTTLVIICDVVEPTTGQRYGRCPRSIAKAAEKYVNASGVGDTTYFGPEAEFFIFDDVRFEVGMNKGYYYLDAMEGAYNTGTEYEQGNLGHRPGVKGGYFPVPPVDSAQDMRGEMLAIMGDMGIQPEKHHHEVATAQHELGFKFNTLTKCGDYMQIYKYVIHQVAAAYGKSATFMPKPIFGDNGSGMHVHQSIWKGGKPLFAGSGYADLSDTCLYYIGGIIKHAKAINAFTNPLTNSYKRLIPGFEAPVLLAYSSRNRSASCRIPFSASPKGKRVEVRFPDPGANPYLAYASMLMAGLDGIENKIHPGDPMDKDLYALPPEELKQVPTVCGSLREALENLDKDRGFLKKGGVFSDDFIDAYIELKMSEVYAFEHTPHPVEFKMYYSV from the coding sequence ATGGCAAATAGTCCGGCAAGCATTCTGGCGATGATCAAGGCCAAGGAGGTCAAGTTCGTCGACGTGCGGTTCACCGATCCGCGCGGCAAGTGGCAGCACGTCACCTTCGACCTATCCATGGTCGACGAGGACTTCCTGACGAACGGAACGATGTTCGACGGATCGTCCATCGCGGGATGGAAGGCGATCAACGAGTCGGACATGACGCTGGTGCCCGACCTCGACACCGCGGTGATCGATCCGTTCTTCGCGCAGACCACGCTCGTCATCATCTGCGACGTGGTCGAGCCGACCACCGGCCAGCGCTATGGCCGCTGTCCGCGCTCGATCGCCAAGGCGGCCGAGAAATATGTCAACGCGTCGGGCGTCGGCGACACCACCTATTTCGGCCCGGAAGCGGAGTTCTTCATCTTCGACGACGTGCGCTTCGAGGTGGGGATGAACAAGGGCTACTACTATCTCGACGCGATGGAAGGCGCCTACAACACCGGCACGGAGTACGAGCAGGGCAATCTCGGCCACCGTCCCGGCGTCAAGGGCGGCTACTTCCCGGTGCCGCCGGTCGACTCGGCCCAGGACATGCGCGGCGAGATGCTCGCCATCATGGGCGACATGGGCATCCAGCCGGAAAAGCACCACCACGAGGTCGCCACCGCGCAGCATGAACTTGGCTTCAAGTTCAACACGCTGACCAAGTGCGGCGACTACATGCAGATTTATAAGTACGTGATCCACCAGGTCGCGGCCGCCTACGGCAAATCGGCGACCTTCATGCCCAAGCCGATCTTCGGCGACAACGGTTCGGGCATGCACGTGCATCAGTCGATCTGGAAGGGCGGCAAGCCGCTCTTCGCCGGCTCGGGCTATGCCGACCTGTCGGACACCTGCCTCTACTACATCGGCGGCATCATCAAGCATGCCAAGGCGATCAACGCCTTCACCAACCCGCTGACCAACTCCTACAAGCGCCTGATCCCGGGCTTCGAGGCGCCGGTGCTGCTCGCCTATTCGTCGCGCAACCGCTCGGCGTCGTGCCGCATCCCGTTCTCGGCCTCGCCCAAGGGCAAGCGCGTCGAGGTTCGCTTCCCCGATCCGGGCGCGAACCCCTACCTCGCCTATGCGTCGATGCTGATGGCGGGCCTTGACGGCATCGAGAACAAGATCCATCCGGGCGACCCGATGGACAAGGATCTCTATGCGCTGCCGCCGGAAGAGTTGAAGCAAGTGCCGACGGTTTGCGGCAGCCTGCGCGAAGCGCTGGAGAATCTCGACAAGGACCGCGGCTTCCTGAAGAAGGGCGGCGTGTTCAGCGACGACTTCATCGACGCCTATATCGAGCTGAAGATGAGCGAAGTGTACGCCTTCGAGCACACCCCGCATCCGGTCGAGTTCAAAATGTATTACTCGGTCTAA
- a CDS encoding P-II family nitrogen regulator, whose protein sequence is MKKIEAIIKPFKLDEVKEALQEVGVQGITVTEAKGFGRQKGHTELYRGAEYVVDFLPKVKIEIVVDEARVEASVEAIQKAARTGRIGDGKIFVLNVEEAIRIRTGETGADAI, encoded by the coding sequence ATGAAGAAGATCGAAGCGATCATAAAGCCGTTCAAACTCGATGAAGTGAAAGAGGCGCTGCAGGAAGTCGGCGTCCAGGGCATCACGGTGACGGAGGCCAAGGGCTTCGGCCGCCAGAAGGGCCACACCGAACTGTACCGCGGCGCCGAATACGTCGTGGATTTCCTGCCCAAGGTGAAGATCGAAATCGTGGTCGACGAGGCGCGGGTCGAGGCCTCGGTCGAGGCGATCCAGAAGGCTGCGCGCACGGGACGCATCGGCGACGGCAAGATATTCGTCCTCAATGTCGAGGAAGCCATCCGCATCCGCACCGGCGAGACCGGCGCGGACGCCATCTGA
- a CDS encoding putative toxin-antitoxin system toxin component, PIN family, which yields MRIVLDTSCVVAALRSPAGASATLLRAARKERLTLLVSVPLAIEYEAVCSRAEHRTAAGLDEEEVRIFLDALIAMAEPVEPHYLWRPQLRDAADEMVLEAAANGRADAIVTFNIGDFGSAPRMFGIAVLLPSDALKRMG from the coding sequence GTGCGGATCGTCCTCGATACGTCCTGCGTCGTTGCTGCGTTGCGGAGCCCCGCGGGGGCATCGGCGACGCTGCTGCGTGCGGCGCGCAAGGAACGGCTGACTCTGTTGGTGAGTGTCCCGCTGGCGATTGAATACGAGGCGGTCTGCAGCCGGGCCGAACATCGGACCGCGGCGGGTTTGGACGAGGAGGAGGTTCGGATTTTCCTCGACGCGTTGATCGCTATGGCCGAGCCGGTCGAACCTCACTATCTTTGGCGGCCGCAATTGCGCGATGCCGCCGACGAAATGGTGTTGGAGGCGGCGGCAAATGGGAGAGCGGACGCCATCGTGACGTTCAACATCGGCGATTTCGGGTCCGCTCCACGGATGTTTGGTATCGCGGTTCTGTTGCCGAGCGATGCCTTGAAGAGGATGGGATGA